In the genome of Candidatus Neomarinimicrobiota bacterium, the window TGGATTGAAATAAGGGAAGCTCATACCACTCTTTCAGAAAGGTGGTGAACCCCACACGATCCAAGCGATGCATTAGCTCTGTGTCTGAATTTATGCGTTGCTGACGTTCCTGCGCTGTTTTCAATCCAGGTGCTGTGGATAAACCAACCAATGCTGGGATACTCTCGGGAAAGTGTTGTTGAAGGTGCAGGGCGAATCGGCCACCCATGGAGTATCCGATGGGAACAAAAGATTGATAGCCGGCCAGAGAAAGTTGCTGTTTGAGTCGCTCTAATAGCTCGGGGTATTCCAAGTTTTCGGGTAGGTAAGTATGTCCATGACCGGGCAGGTCCACCAGGATATTACAGTATTCTCTGAAATGTTCGTTCACCAGGGTCCTCCAGTCATCGGATGACCCCATAAAGCCATGCAGCCAGAGAAGAGGGAGTCCGGTTGAATTGCCGGAAACCTGTAAATACCAGTTTAAATTCGAGGTATCAGGACTCACGGATAGCTTTGAAGATAGCCTGATGGTTCAGGTGGTTTTGAGCACGATCCGT includes:
- the menH gene encoding 2-succinyl-6-hydroxy-2,4-cyclohexadiene-1-carboxylate synthase, which encodes MSPDTSNLNWYLQVSGNSTGLPLLWLHGFMGSSDDWRTLVNEHFREYCNILVDLPGHGHTYLPENLEYPELLERLKQQLSLAGYQSFVPIGYSMGGRFALHLQQHFPESIPALVGLSTAPGLKTAQERQQRINSDTELMHRLDRVGFTTFLKEWYELPLFQSIYKNDKQIFWLMTTRSDNDPEQLSRALQHLGSGSLPSLWGSLPDMELPILLLSGALDQKYSELNHEMATQLPHAQHQILDGGDHAFHLEKPLETAHLIKQFLRETIEGE